The nucleotide window AGCCCGGATCATTGGGATTGAACTTGGTGTGTCAGTTTTTTCCTGGATTGTCGCAGTCATACGTTTTTGGTTCCATACACACGGGTTCTGGCCACACGATCCAGTAAAGGAAAAACCGCGTTGCCTAAAATAATCGCATATTGCACTCCTTCCGGAAGACCGCCCCAGAATCGAATGATGACGATCAATACACCTATCAGAATGGCATAGAGCCAAACACCGATGGGGGTGAGGGGAGAAGAAACCATATCTGTTGCCATAAAGATCGCGCCAAGCATGAGTCCACCTGACATCAACATAAAGAACGGATATGGATATCGCACGCTGTCATAAGAATAAAAAATGGTGCTCATGATAAACACGGACAACAAAATTCCGGTTGGAATCCGCCAGTCTAACATTTTTCTAACACCAAGATACACGCCACAGGCCAACAGAAGAAGTGGTGAAACCTCGCCGATGGAACTGTGTGTGCTCCCCAGAAACAGCGGCATGAAGTCTGTGAATATGTTTTCAAATTTCATCATTCCCAGCGGTGTCGCACCTGTCACGGCATCAACGACAACGGGTTTCATGAACGGCGCTGTGAGCGTGGTTG belongs to SAR324 cluster bacterium and includes:
- a CDS encoding RnfABCDGE type electron transport complex subunit D; amino-acid sequence: MDLDLSTAPHVERGVTVEQIMLNVVYALVPIVLFAVAKYGLSALTVVLTTTISCVLFEQMFWRLISKDKDEPSPVKDYSATITGLLLGLTLPPGFPLWMAVVGSFVAMSAGKWAFGGLGSNPFNPALVGRIFLQATFPVSIATWNNAWADGRFTSFLPTTLTAPFMKPVVVDAVTGATPLGMMKFENIFTDFMPLFLGSTHSSIGEVSPLLLLACGVYLGVRKMLDWRIPTGILLSVFIMSTIFYSYDSVRYPYPFFMLMSGGLMLGAIFMATDMVSSPLTPIGVWLYAILIGVLIVIIRFWGGLPEGVQYAIILGNAVFPLLDRVARTRVYGTKNV